The Cololabis saira isolate AMF1-May2022 chromosome 23, fColSai1.1, whole genome shotgun sequence genomic sequence AAGTTTCGTTTTCAATAGCAGTAGCCATTATCAACCCaaagaataatgacaaaaatctGCCGGGTAGACAATGTCCCATCTACTCACACCATTCAaggctctgattacacatgataaATTCCTATTCAGTGGACTGATAGCATTTGAAGCCGCTGCTCATTTCAGGCAGGGGGAGACAGGGGACTTTCTAAATATCGCTGACTCTTACTGGTTTTTCAAACATCTCCTACCCAACCTTCAGAGTGCTATAGTGTGAAAgcagccgcattttgtaataacggtgcattttgtaataaacgtccaaaatgtaataactttgtcatttcattttgtaataaagcctcattttgtaataaattttgttattgcattttgagaagattattagggcccgagcaccttcagtgcgaaggccctattgtatctgtaggaattttttttctttttctttttctttttctttttcttctgacgaaaggacggcctttttgcccccctaaacgtggccaaaaagtcaccaaattttgcatgcaagtcaggcctggcgaaaaatttgatatttaatggtttacattaatgggcgtggcaaaatggctcaacagcgccccccggaaaactttgtggctcaagccccacaatacggtttgacgtacatgcacgaaaatcgctacacacctgtatcagtacacaacttaaagaaaagtctcttggcgacatggccgaaactgaacaggaagtcagccattttgaattaatcgtgtcactttggcgcaatttatgccatttcttcggcagttaatacggcccgaaccataacgtgcccccaagtgtgttgtacatcaaaatgtgcgtctccatcctccgacaccacgcattacttttctctttcaaaagcgttaccgtggcgacgctagacgccaaaaagcgcgcccacccttcatctggttggttcagaccgaaaaaactttgcgcctcaagccccagaatacggtgtgacgtagatgaacgaaaatcggtacacacctgtatcatgtcgcaactaaaagaaaagtctcttggcgccatggccgaaaccgaacaggaagtcggccattttaaacattctgaattaatcgtgtcattttggcgcaatttatgccattccttcgagaattaatacggcccgaaccgtaacgtgcacccaggtgtgttatacatcaaaatatgcgtcttcatcttgcgactacgcgcattacttttctctttcaaaagtgttaaggtggcgacgctagacgccaaaaagcgcgccacgcttcatctgattggtccatatttgatagttccccaaaagtcaccaaaatttgtatgcaagccaggcctggtgataaatttgatatttcatggtttgcattaatgggcgtggcctaacggctcaacagcgccccctagaatacttttctctgccataacttttgaatggtttgacatagagagtcgtgggtggtgtcatgggactcggaatagagtccttgaccataattggtgaaaattagccccgcgtcttcttctgattggttgtccctatttcctgctataacttttgaatggtttgacatagagagtcgtgggtggtgtcatttctgatatgcttatggggggcggtgtccgtgagtgcgagggcccgttcatcgctgcttgcagctttaattataaaatgcacttgcaacttttttattttctaggaaatgttATAACATGGTGCACTATGTAATAAtacttattattgttgttagtttaacaatgaatttatacaagagtgacttttgttgttttttatgcaatttcccttagagctatgtagcccaatagatctatgtataaaactccaaatataactttagttgccTATTTGAAATTCGGAATTATATAGGCCAATGAcaaacaaatattatatattatattatatattataatatatgtatttttatttttatcatattatttttattgttttattgatcggaccccaggaagagtagTTGATGTAAACtacatcagctaatggggatccaaatcaaatcaaatcaaaaatcaaataaactatgctttagaattgtttttacataatgcaccaagttattacattttctagagaataaaaaagtcgCAAGTgaattttgtaataatcttctcaaaatgtaataacttattacataatgcggcaaaatgtattacaaaatgcgttggggtagtttattacaaaatgcagctttattacaaaatgaaatgacaaagttattacattttggacgtttattacaaaatgcaccgttattacaaaatgcggctcaacaagCCTAAACTAAACCGTCTCACCAGCAACAGGGAATACTAACTAGTCACTTCAACTAATCACAACTAAGTGTCTAAAACGGCTTCATCTTCCGTTTGTAACGTGACCGCAGCAAAGTCACGATGTGCCATTGAGAcctgccattgctgaaaattaaagaaacgctgcaaataaaaagaaacgccgctgcaaataaaataaacactttgcaaataaaagtaacgctgcaaacagaaacaaacgccgctgcaaataaaagaaacgctgcaaatataaagaaacgctggtgcaaataaaaaaaaacgacgcaaataaaaaagcaacggaagtgaattaccggggactatttttgctgatgcaccggtgttttttatgtgagaagagaagaagaagacgaagaggacgtaagtgaaaaggaagaaataagaagagcgaggaataagaagaacaacgaacgagaaaataagtgaaaaggttagtgttcaacgttgctacgtgtaatttttaatgtgcaacaccggtgcatcggcaaaaatagtccccggtaattcacttccgttgtggcttttttatttgcgtcgttttttaattttatttgcagcggggtttctttatatttgcagcgtttcttttatttaaagcagtgtttctttttgtttgcagcgtttattttatttgctaagcgtttattttatttgcagcagcgtttgtttctgtttgcagcgtttattttattttcagcaatggcgggttctcggccaccgtagatgtTGAACCCAACAGCTTCAGCAATATACAAATATATCAAAGTACCCACAAAAACAAAGAGCGTACCTGCTAACGGTGGCCCAAGGAGGACTGGGCAGCACTCCACTATGGTCGTGAGTCCCACGGCGCTGGAGAACCTCTGAGGTCCAACCAGGTCCATCAGCGTCTCGAACAACACCGAGCTGACCATGCCGAAGGCAAAGCCGAAGAAGATGGCGTACACCACCAAGCCCGTATAGCTTTCCACCAGCGGACAGAGGATATGGCACACCCCGTTGTACAGGACAGCGAAGCTGAAAAAGTACTGGATCTTGGGCCGGACCCATTGGGAGTTGGCCAGCAGCCCCATGGACGGCCGGGCGAACATGTCGACGAACGCGAGGATGGAGAGCAGGAACGCGGCGGAGTACTCGTCCACGCCCATGTCCTTGGCGTAGGCGGCGAGGAAGACGATGGGCGAGAAGAAGCCCAGAAACATGATCACGTTGCCGGAGAGGTAAATGAGGAAGCCGCGATGCTTGAAGAGTGACAAATCCAGATATTTGTTGACTATTTGCCAGACGGTGAGCTTTTCCTTGGTGGTGGCGGTGACGGCCGCCAGTTTCTTCTGTTCCTTCTCCACCTTGGCGGGCGGTGGTCCCAGAGGCCTCATGAGGGAGCCAGCCACGCAGCAGTTCAGGAGCAGGCCGCCAGGATGAGGAAGCTGCCTCTCCAGCCAAACTGGTTGAAGAGGTACTGGTTGAGCGGAGCCAGGGTGCTGAGGAACACCGGGCTGCCGGCCATGGCCAGCCCGTTGGCGATGGGACGCTTCTTGTAGAAATATCTGCCGATCATGGTCAGAGCGGGCTGCAGGTTGAAGGCCAGGCCCAGTCCTGTGATAAAAGACGTGTGTAAGACTTGAAACAGAAATGGCAGGAAGATGACTCCAATAATTAGTTGACAAGGACAAAATATACTTTGTTCACgtatcaaacaaacaaaaacaacactttatTGTGAGCAGCTAAATACCTCTGACTCATCTACaaggccgccgcaaggggtgtgcgaaccgtgcgactgcacggggcctcgcgctatgggccgttttctttttttttttcttttttttttcaaaaatttttttttttttccttttttcccttataaatatcaacagtcacgttccattacaaaCCTAAaagtgtactagtctgtgcatatcaataaatatatgtgcaatgatgcgcgtgtctgttcaatacaactgatcagaccaagcgcagacacaagctgctctgatccagacggtggaattggaacaaactgtcacacaatgtcgagagaacgagacagaatcaggaaatttccatcaggggatgaaaaaagaaaaaaactaaagaaaatggaagagtttaatgacTCTCTGAAAGACTCtattgataaatttgttacaaaaatcaccgatccgaccgggtctcaagcagccgtggagccctgcgtcgaggcaagcccagatgatgatgaggcaggggaaggtatccagtattttgctaattagggcccgagcaccttcagtgcgaaggccctattgtatctgtaggaattttttttctttttccttttctttttctttttcttctgatggaaggagggcctttttgcccccctaaacgtgcccaaaaagtcaccaaattttgcatgcaagtcaggcctggcgaaaaatttgatatttaaaggtttacattaatgggcgtggcaaaatggctcaacagcgccccccggaaaactttgtgcctcaagccccacaatacggtttgacgtacatgcacgaaaatcgctacacacctgtatcagtacacaacttaaagaaaagtctcttggcgacatggccgaaaccgaacaggaagtcagccatttttaattaatcgtgtcactttggcgcaatttatgccattccttcggcagttaataaggcccgaaccgtaacgtgcccccaagtgtgttatacatcaaaatgtgcgtctccatcctgcgacaacacgaattacttttctctttcaaaagcgttaccgtggcgacgctagacgccaaaaagcagcccacccttcatctggttggttgagaccgaaaaaactttgcgcctcaagccccataatacggtttgacgtacatgaacgaaaatcggtacacacctgtatcatgttgcaacttaaagaaaagtcttttggcgccatggccgaaaccgaacaggaagtcggccattttgaacattctgaattaatcgcgtaattttggagcaatatattccattccttcgagaattaatacggcccgaaccgtaacgtgcaccaaggtgtgttatacatcaaaatgtgcgtctctatcctgcgactacgcgcattacttttctctttcaaaagtgttaccgtggcgacgctagacgccaaaaagcgtgccccccttcatctgattggtccatatttgatagtttcccaaaagtcaccaaattttgcatgcaagccaggcctggcgataaatttgatatttcatagtttgtattaatgggcgtggcaaaatggctcaacagtgccccctagaatacttttctctgccataacttttgaaaggttgtATAGGTTATATATAGTATTATTACATATTATGCCTGTCATATATTACTACTGTTACACTTTTATATCaccatatattaaatatattgttatagctattatatattattattattattactacattattatattgttatgactattacattattattacaacCATGACTATGAATGTGATGATAACAATAACTGTGGCTGTCACTCTTGAAGAgtaaaatattaatatatatatattggttaTGATTAAGATCATGactgtaattattattactactgttGTTGTTCTCATTGCCAACATTATCAGCCAACATCACAACCaaagtttctcttttttgtatattactattattattattatgatttattattattttattttatttatttttttaatttgaacaaTAATCATGATAATTAAGTTATTATATCATAATTAGAGTaaaggcggggggggggggggggggggggggcgggcttGACTGGCTGAAGGTAGAGGTGGGCGGGggccccaggcctggctctgtGGGGCCATGACGGGGCCCTGGCTGGCGGTAGGGGGCAGGTATGGGAGAACCccatctctctcactctcaaaaaagggggggagggaacaattaaataaataaataattaaataaaataaatgaataatgaaaaattgGAAAGCCTCTCCTCAGCGGGCAGACCCCCTCCTTTGGGTCTGGGAGTTGCCCAGAGTAGGAGAAGCACAGGAGGTCGATCCACAACGGGCCGGCAGCCTCCTCTGGGTCTGGTTGCGGTCCAAGATGCGATCCCTCTGACTCTAAATGACATCTAACAGAACTAACAAAATTAATCAGGAGGGGTAGTGGGGGAAAGGGAataggggaaaagaaaaaaaaaaaaagaaaaagaaaagggggaaaaaaataaataaataaaaaaataaataaatatatatgtacttATATAGTAGGGGGGGGGGTTTCCTTTCACTGCCGTCCTACTTGCCTCCCGCTGGGGCTCCCGGTCGGGCAACTGAagtctggtgggggcctccCGCTCGCTTCCCTGACaacccggtctgacctcacccctcattgcaaaacATAAATGACCAATTCTAACTAAAATAATTATtactggcattatcatgatatattgtttcatattattatatttaagttatgaaatctcttggcatgttaaactatagtattatattgtaatatataatagtatggtgatataatttggttatatgttataatattttatacaaattatgttatattaggatattgctatatttatatgatatcatgctacaccactctatatgaaaattgtttatttgttcactttcgaatcaatattctcaatttatgtacctattttcatcaccttatttacactcaaacacggcacgcacgcacacacacacacacacacacacacacacacacacatactgatgctgtcttttgtcatcgtttgcactgtttgttaataaaaaaaaaaaaaaaaaaaaaaaaaaacttttgaaaggttggacataaagagtcgtgggtggtgtcatgggactcggtattgagtccttgaccataattggtgaaaattagccccgccccttcttctgattggttgtctcgattttctgctataactttttaatggtttgacatagagagtcatgggtggtgtcatcagattctttatggagtccttaaccttcattggcctgaattagccccgccccttcttctgattggttgtcccaattttctgctataacttttgaatggtttgacataggagagtcgtgggtggtgtcatttctgatatgcctatgggggcggtggccgtgagtgcgagggcccgttcatcgctgattgcagctttaattgaagagttaaaattgcacatatagacacccgatccgacccgaaaaacccaagcCAGCCATtttgcacagggcctcgcaaatctccagTCGGCTCTGCTCATCTAGTCTGAGACCAAGCTTGTTAAAGCTTTGAGTGTCATTAGCGTTGATCTAACCTTCCGTTTCGTTTGAATCAGAAAAACCAATTAACTAAAACCAATTACAGCCATCAGGATttagtacaggggtcggcaacccgcggctctagagccgcatgcggctctttagcgccgccctggtggctcctggagctttttcaaaaatatttgacctttttttcctttttttcttctttttttcctttttttctcttttttttgacattttgacttttttatcgagattgtacttcaacataaatctcgacatttcgactattttttcaaaattttgacttttttctcgaaattttgacttttctctcgacatttcgacttttttctcaacatttcgacttttctctcaagattgtacaacatttcaacttttttcttgaaattttgactttttctagacatttagacttttttctcaaaaattttgacttttttctcgacatttttgacttttttctcgacattttgactttttttctcaacatttcaacttttttctcaacatttcaacttttttcttgaaattttgactttttctagacatttagacttttttctcgaaattttgacttttttctcaacatttcaacttttttctcaacatttcaacttttttcttgaaattttgactttttctagacatttagacttttttctcaaaattttgacttttttctcgacatttttgacttttttctcgacattttgacttttttctcgacattttgacttttgtctcaaagtgcataatgaaaaaagaaatcttcccccagttataactaatatagatacatgcagcatgtgtttgtcttcattctaatgctgaaacattttgggttgccgacccctgatttatttCTAATCCGCTAAAAGCCAGCTAACATGCTAAAATGAAAGAACTATGAGTGCTAGCATTgacaagatctttttttttgtttggtggGTTTTATTTTGGGGGACTGGTCTAGAGATGCTGATAGTTGCtgagtaaaggctgaattatgcttctgcgtcaaaacgacgccgtgcctacggcgtgtggtttttgtacacgcagaggacacgccgtcacatgcgccgtcagtgacgtgcacctcccgaaaattgtaactacgcgtcgaggagacgccgtccacacgcagaccgagagggctgtgattggttcgtttgaaagcgaagcatttccggtttccggtttgaagcagtagtgaacttccagggcttttttcttcgtttatgtgtgattttttttgtttttgttttttgcacaatagttgtccttatttctttgatttactgtgaccggaaaaagtcggataaaccattcagaaaaagatcgctaactag encodes the following:
- the LOC133424004 gene encoding LOW QUALITY PROTEIN: monocarboxylate transporter 2-like (The sequence of the model RefSeq protein was modified relative to this genomic sequence to represent the inferred CDS: inserted 1 base in 1 codon); the encoded protein is MPPPAPGPSAVPPPDGGWGWAVVLASFISIGFSYAFPKAITVFFKDIQIIFDASYSQIAWISSIMLAVMYAAGPISSILVNTYGCRPIVMMGGCLCATGMILASFCNNVMQLYICIGVIGGLGLAFNLQPALTMIGRYFYKKRPIANGLAMAGSPVFLSTLAPLNQYLFNQFGWRGSFLIXGGLLLNCCVAGSLMRPLGPPPAKVEKEQKKLAAVTATTKEKLTVWQIVNKYLDLSLFKHRGFLIYLSGNVIMFLGFFSPIVFLAAYAKDMGVDEYSAAFLLSILAFVDMFARPSMGLLANSQWVRPKIQYFFSFAVLYNGVCHILCPLVESYTGLVVYAIFFGFAFGMVSSVLFETLMDLVGPQRFSSAVGLTTIVECCPVLLGPPLAGKLVDVTKNYKYMYFCCGAIVIVASIWLFIGNFINYRLLDRERKQAEMYKRTETEDPDRVRDEKEEELVDKKNEEPMQRETNI